A window from Rhodoligotrophos appendicifer encodes these proteins:
- a CDS encoding enoyl-CoA hydratase-related protein: MEFQTIHVATDERGVATLELNGPSKHNAICETMASELRGAFERFAADGSVRLVLITGRGRTFCAGGDLTWFLQSLDESVEARVMRSQQLGDLFAAMHGLPKPLIGRINGPAFGAGVGLAAVCDVAIGLDRCQFGFPETRIGLIPATFSPYVIRRIGAARARSVMLSGERFEAARAHQFGLLDGVCADEDALDARIEQLVEDHLEASPVAIAMTKELIEHLADHQPDEARRWVAGKVGEIWERGDAPSRIRRLLTKSGMHHE, translated from the coding sequence ATGGAGTTCCAGACAATTCATGTTGCGACGGACGAACGCGGCGTCGCGACACTCGAACTCAACGGGCCGAGCAAGCACAACGCGATCTGCGAGACCATGGCCAGCGAACTGCGTGGCGCCTTTGAGCGGTTCGCTGCCGACGGTTCCGTGCGCCTCGTCCTAATTACCGGACGAGGTCGAACTTTTTGTGCTGGGGGGGACCTCACCTGGTTCCTCCAGTCGCTCGATGAGAGCGTGGAGGCCCGTGTGATGCGGAGCCAGCAGCTGGGCGATCTCTTCGCCGCGATGCACGGCCTGCCCAAGCCTCTGATCGGACGTATAAACGGTCCGGCATTCGGGGCAGGTGTGGGCCTGGCGGCCGTGTGCGACGTCGCGATCGGGCTGGATCGATGCCAGTTCGGATTCCCGGAAACCCGGATAGGGCTCATCCCTGCGACCTTCTCGCCCTATGTCATCCGCAGGATCGGTGCGGCACGGGCCCGTTCGGTCATGCTCTCCGGCGAACGCTTCGAAGCGGCGAGAGCGCATCAGTTCGGTCTGCTCGACGGCGTTTGCGCGGACGAGGATGCCCTCGATGCCCGGATCGAACAGCTCGTCGAGGATCATCTTGAAGCCTCGCCGGTTGCGATCGCGATGACCAAAGAACTCATAGAGCACTTGGCAGACCACCAGCCGGACGAAGCGAGGAGATGGGTCGCGGGCAAGGTCGGTGAGATTTGGGAACGTGGCGACGCACCGTCCCGCATTCGTAGGCTGCTGACCAAGAGCGGCATGCACCACGAGTGA